A single region of the Streptomyces sp. NBC_01803 genome encodes:
- a CDS encoding TMEM165/GDT1 family protein codes for MFSFSVAAVVFGVIFLAELPDKTALAGLVLGTRFRASYVFAGVAAAFVVHVALAVAAGSVLTLLPQRPLRAVVGALFLGGALLLLRESRTGGEEGDEKGDEEVKEPAAPSFWRVAGSGFTLILVAEFGDITQIMTANLAARYDDPLSVAIGAVLALWAVAGLGILGGRALLRRVPLHLITRVAAVVMLVLAGFSFYEAIMG; via the coding sequence GTGTTCAGCTTCTCCGTCGCCGCCGTCGTCTTCGGCGTCATCTTCCTGGCCGAGCTTCCCGACAAGACCGCCCTCGCGGGCCTGGTCCTCGGCACCCGTTTCCGTGCCTCCTACGTCTTCGCGGGCGTCGCGGCGGCGTTCGTCGTGCATGTCGCCCTGGCCGTCGCGGCGGGGAGCGTGCTGACGCTGCTGCCGCAGCGGCCGTTGCGGGCGGTGGTGGGGGCACTCTTCCTGGGCGGCGCGCTGCTCCTGCTGCGGGAGTCGCGGACGGGCGGCGAGGAGGGGGACGAGAAGGGGGACGAGGAGGTCAAGGAGCCGGCCGCCCCGTCGTTCTGGCGGGTGGCGGGCAGCGGCTTCACGCTGATCCTGGTCGCGGAGTTCGGCGACATCACCCAGATCATGACCGCGAACCTGGCCGCCCGCTACGACGACCCGCTCTCGGTGGCGATCGGCGCGGTGCTCGCCCTGTGGGCGGTGGCCGGTCTCGGCATCCTGGGCGGCCGGGCCCTGCTGAGGCGGGTGCCGCTGCACCTGATCACGCGGGTCGCGGCGGTCGTGATGCTGGTGCTCGCCGGGTTCAGCTTCTACGAGGCGATCATGGGCTGA
- a CDS encoding HAD-IA family hydrolase, with amino-acid sequence MASLTARALLLDMDGTLVNSEAVVNRVWREWAEEMGLDPGRVLAVMPGRQGHATMAEVLPDRPMELNHADNARMLAKEIADLDGIVPVPGAPAFLAAVASVPHALVTSADAPLTKARMAAAGLPLPDVRVTAESVSASKPDPEGFLKGAAELGVSPADCVAFEDSPAGIAAARAAGMRVIGIGPRAVAQSPTAWADTLHQVRAEPLPDGSVHLTVRARACV; translated from the coding sequence ATGGCTTCGCTGACCGCCCGGGCCCTCCTGCTGGACATGGACGGCACCCTGGTGAACTCGGAGGCCGTCGTGAACCGGGTCTGGCGCGAGTGGGCCGAGGAGATGGGCCTCGACCCCGGCCGGGTGCTCGCGGTCATGCCCGGTCGCCAGGGCCACGCCACCATGGCCGAGGTGCTCCCCGACCGGCCGATGGAGCTGAACCACGCGGACAACGCCCGCATGCTCGCCAAGGAGATCGCCGATCTGGACGGCATCGTCCCCGTCCCCGGCGCCCCCGCGTTCCTGGCCGCCGTCGCGTCCGTCCCGCACGCCCTGGTCACCTCGGCCGACGCCCCCCTGACGAAGGCCAGGATGGCGGCGGCCGGACTGCCGCTGCCGGACGTCCGGGTCACGGCGGAGTCGGTCAGCGCGAGCAAGCCGGACCCGGAGGGATTCCTGAAGGGCGCCGCCGAGCTGGGCGTCTCCCCGGCGGACTGCGTCGCCTTCGAGGATTCCCCCGCGGGCATCGCGGCTGCCCGGGCGGCGGGCATGCGCGTGATAGGCATCGGCCCCCGGGCCGTCGCCCAGTCCCCCACGGCCTGGGCGGACACCCTCCACCAGGTCCGGGCCGAGCCGCTCCCCGACGGCTCGGTCCACCTGACCGTGCGCGCCCGAGCGTGCGTGTGA
- a CDS encoding peptidoglycan-binding protein — MADQLDCLICGRAVRPNGEPDCECLTHSLSRPVGPPQHGPDPADVALFDEPGDPLFFGPRRPYASHRKPRQRARIAAAAGGAVAAVVGCTALAASLLGGYGRAGHDEDGPSLSLPDGADALPDPDGVRDETPTGDAEPPGTEGGAGRGEDAVPPVTAGPSEAGGSTGTADPDPPPPSTETGGPTTDPTPDANDAPVLSEGDRGSEVAELQRRLRQLDWAYNGGLHGRYDDETRRAVARFQEGNGVTGDPEGVYGHATRAMLESMTTEP, encoded by the coding sequence ATGGCCGACCAGCTCGACTGCCTGATCTGTGGTCGCGCGGTACGGCCGAACGGTGAGCCGGATTGCGAGTGCCTCACCCACTCCCTCTCCCGCCCGGTCGGGCCGCCGCAGCACGGTCCCGATCCCGCCGACGTCGCGCTGTTCGACGAGCCGGGCGACCCGCTGTTCTTCGGCCCGCGCCGTCCGTACGCCTCACACCGCAAGCCGCGCCAGCGGGCCCGGATCGCCGCCGCCGCCGGGGGCGCCGTGGCGGCGGTGGTGGGCTGCACCGCGCTCGCCGCCTCGCTGCTCGGCGGCTACGGCCGGGCGGGGCACGACGAGGACGGGCCCAGTCTGTCCCTGCCCGACGGCGCTGACGCGCTGCCCGACCCGGACGGCGTGCGGGACGAGACCCCGACCGGGGACGCCGAGCCGCCCGGGACGGAGGGCGGGGCGGGCCGGGGCGAGGACGCCGTCCCACCGGTGACCGCCGGGCCGTCGGAGGCCGGCGGGTCCACCGGGACGGCCGATCCGGATCCGCCGCCCCCCTCGACGGAGACGGGCGGGCCGACCACCGATCCGACGCCTGACGCGAACGACGCCCCGGTGCTGAGCGAGGGCGACCGGGGCTCCGAGGTCGCCGAGCTCCAGCGGCGGCTGCGGCAGCTCGACTGGGCCTACAACGGCGGGCTGCACGGCCGGTACGACGACGAGACCCGCCGCGCCGTGGCCCGCTTCCAGGAGGGGAACGGCGTGACCGGCGACCCCGAGGGCGTCTACGGCCACGCCACCCGCGCGATGCTGGAATCGATGACGACCGAGCCCTGA
- a CDS encoding ECF transporter S component, with amino-acid sequence MTDPDLTGPGTTGPAAGARRPARPVRPVRLGPRSAAALALVSATGVVAFGWPLLASSSSGLAHSSDAPWLFALLLPLLLAVAAATIADTGLDAKAVAMLGVLAAAGAALRPLGAGTAGLQPMFFLMVLAGRVLGPGFGFVLGSVSMFASALLTGGVGPWMPFQMLSMGWVTMGAGLLPGGRSLRGRGELALLAAYGAVSSLFYGLVMNLQGWPYIAGMSTGISFVPGDPLPENLARYLSYVLATSLGWDVPRALLTVVLILTCGATVLRALRRATRRAAFDVPARFED; translated from the coding sequence ATGACGGATCCCGACTTGACCGGTCCCGGCACCACCGGTCCCGCGGCCGGAGCGCGGCGACCGGCGCGACCGGTACGGCCGGTACGGCTCGGCCCGCGCTCGGCCGCCGCGCTGGCGCTGGTCTCGGCGACCGGCGTGGTCGCGTTCGGCTGGCCGCTGCTGGCGAGTTCGTCGTCCGGGCTCGCCCACTCCTCGGACGCGCCCTGGCTGTTCGCGCTGCTGCTGCCGCTGCTGCTGGCCGTCGCGGCGGCCACCATCGCGGACACCGGGCTGGACGCGAAGGCCGTCGCGATGCTCGGCGTGCTGGCGGCGGCCGGTGCCGCGCTGCGCCCGCTCGGCGCGGGTACGGCCGGGCTCCAGCCGATGTTCTTCCTGATGGTGCTCGCCGGCCGGGTCCTGGGGCCGGGCTTCGGGTTCGTCCTCGGCTCGGTGTCGATGTTCGCGTCCGCGCTGCTGACCGGCGGGGTCGGGCCGTGGATGCCGTTCCAGATGCTGTCCATGGGCTGGGTGACGATGGGCGCCGGGCTGCTGCCGGGGGGGCGTTCCCTGCGCGGGCGCGGCGAGCTGGCGCTGCTGGCGGCATACGGCGCGGTGTCGTCACTGTTCTACGGCCTGGTGATGAACCTCCAGGGCTGGCCCTACATCGCGGGCATGAGCACCGGCATCTCGTTCGTCCCGGGCGATCCGCTGCCGGAGAACCTGGCCCGTTACCTCTCCTACGTGCTGGCCACCTCGCTCGGCTGGGATGTCCCGCGCGCGCTGCTCACCGTGGTGCTCATCCTGACCTGCGGCGCGACCGTGCTGCGGGCCCTGCGCCGGGCGACGCGGCGGGCGGCGTTCGACGTGCCCGCGCGCTTCGAGGACTGA
- a CDS encoding ABC transporter ATP-binding protein — protein sequence MIRFSQVSVTYADAEAPALGPVDLTVPEGELCLLVGPSGVGKSTLLGTVSGLVPHFTGGTLRGRVTVAGRDTRTHRPRDLADVVGTVGQDPLAHFVTDTVEDELAYGMESLGLPPATMRRRVEETLDLLGLAELRDRPIATLSGGQQQRVAIGSVLTLHPRVLVLDEPTSALDPAAAEEVLAVLQRLVHDLGTTVLMAEHRLERVVQYADQVLLLPAPGAAPVLGEPAAIMARSPVHPPVVALGRLAGWDPLPLSVRDARRAAGRLRERLVGHEPAGGDGPARGAPLLTVRGLSVRRDRVEVLRGVDLLVRPGETVALMGRNGAGKSTLLGTFVGMHPPAAGSVELIGGVVPHRAEPGRLLRHAGLVPQDPRDLLFAETVAAECAGADTDAGAAPGTCRALVTRLLPEVPDDTHPRDLSEGQRLALALAVILTAAPPVLLLDEPTRGLDYAAKARLAGVLRELAAAGHCVVLATHDVELAAELAHRVVVLADGEVVADGPTAEVVVASPSFAPQVAKILAPQGWLTVNQIQAALDGLPDAA from the coding sequence GTGATCCGTTTCTCCCAGGTCTCCGTCACCTACGCGGACGCCGAAGCGCCCGCGCTGGGCCCGGTGGACCTGACCGTGCCCGAGGGCGAGCTGTGCCTGCTCGTCGGCCCGTCCGGCGTCGGCAAGTCGACGCTGCTGGGCACCGTCTCCGGGCTGGTGCCGCACTTCACCGGCGGCACGCTGCGCGGCCGGGTCACGGTCGCCGGGCGCGACACCCGCACCCACCGGCCGCGCGACCTCGCCGATGTGGTGGGAACGGTCGGGCAGGACCCGCTCGCGCACTTCGTCACCGACACGGTCGAGGACGAACTCGCCTACGGCATGGAGTCGTTGGGCCTGCCACCGGCCACCATGCGGCGGCGCGTCGAGGAGACGCTCGACCTGCTGGGCCTGGCCGAGCTGCGCGACCGGCCAATCGCCACGCTCTCCGGCGGCCAGCAGCAGCGCGTCGCCATCGGCTCGGTGCTCACCCTCCACCCGCGCGTGCTGGTGCTGGACGAGCCGACCTCGGCGCTCGACCCGGCCGCCGCCGAGGAGGTGCTGGCCGTGCTCCAGCGGCTCGTGCACGACCTGGGGACGACGGTCCTGATGGCCGAACACCGCCTGGAGCGCGTCGTGCAGTACGCCGACCAGGTGCTGCTGCTGCCCGCGCCGGGAGCCGCGCCCGTGCTGGGCGAACCGGCCGCGATCATGGCCCGCTCCCCCGTGCACCCGCCCGTGGTGGCGCTGGGCCGGCTGGCGGGCTGGGACCCGTTGCCGCTGTCGGTCCGGGACGCCCGCCGCGCCGCCGGGCGGCTGCGCGAGCGCCTCGTCGGCCACGAGCCGGCTGGCGGGGACGGTCCCGCCCGCGGAGCGCCCCTGCTGACCGTCCGCGGCCTGTCCGTTCGCCGTGACCGCGTCGAAGTCCTGCGCGGCGTCGACCTGTTGGTACGGCCCGGTGAGACGGTCGCGCTGATGGGCCGCAACGGCGCCGGGAAGTCCACCCTGTTGGGCACCTTCGTCGGCATGCACCCGCCGGCCGCCGGGAGCGTGGAGCTGATCGGCGGCGTCGTCCCGCACCGCGCCGAGCCGGGCCGGCTCCTGCGGCACGCCGGGCTGGTGCCGCAGGACCCGCGCGATCTGCTGTTCGCCGAGACGGTGGCCGCCGAGTGCGCGGGCGCCGACACCGACGCCGGGGCCGCGCCCGGCACCTGCCGGGCCCTGGTGACCCGGCTGCTGCCCGAAGTGCCGGACGACACCCACCCCAGGGACCTGTCCGAGGGCCAACGGCTGGCGCTCGCGCTGGCGGTGATCCTCACCGCCGCGCCGCCCGTGCTGCTGCTGGACGAGCCGACGCGCGGCCTCGACTACGCCGCCAAGGCGCGCCTGGCGGGCGTGCTGCGGGAGTTGGCGGCGGCCGGGCACTGCGTCGTGCTGGCCACGCACGACGTGGAGCTGGCCGCCGAACTCGCCCACCGCGTCGTGGTACTGGCGGACGGCGAGGTCGTCGCGGATGGACCCACGGCCGAAGTGGTCGTCGCCTCGCCGTCGTTCGCCCCGCAGGTGGCCAAGATCCTGGCTCCGCAGGGATGGCTGACGGTGAATCAGATCCAAGCGGCCCTCGACGGCCTCCCGGACGCGGCATGA
- a CDS encoding CbiQ family ECF transporter T component translates to MPNLLARPRAPLATRSNALHAGAWWLWALGLAAAASRTTNPLLLALLITVAGYVVAARRTDAPWAYAFGFFLVLGALVIAMRVFFAVVLGSPIGGTTVVFTLPEVPLPTWARGVRIGGRVTAESLVFAFEDGLKLATLLICLGAANALANPARLLKSLPGALYEMGVAVVVAMTFAPRLVADLLRMRAARRLRGRADRGARAVIGVARPVLEGALERSVALAAAMDARGYGRTADVPPAVRRTTTALTLSGLLGVCAGSYGLLAAEGAGYGLPLLLAGLLAALGGLWLGGRRSPRTRYRPDRWGARAWLVAGSGAAVTVLVAWTGGADPAALNPPAVPLTAPAFPPGPAAAILLGLLPAFVAPRPPRPGVISGTEEARP, encoded by the coding sequence ATGCCGAACCTCCTCGCCCGGCCGCGCGCGCCCCTGGCCACCCGGAGCAACGCCCTGCACGCGGGCGCCTGGTGGCTGTGGGCGCTCGGCCTGGCCGCCGCCGCGTCCCGCACCACCAACCCGCTGCTGCTGGCCCTGCTGATCACCGTCGCCGGCTACGTGGTCGCCGCGCGCCGCACCGACGCGCCATGGGCGTACGCCTTCGGCTTCTTCCTCGTCCTCGGCGCCCTGGTGATCGCGATGCGGGTCTTCTTCGCCGTCGTCCTGGGCTCCCCGATCGGCGGCACGACGGTCGTGTTCACGCTGCCCGAGGTGCCGCTGCCGACGTGGGCGCGGGGCGTGCGGATCGGCGGCCGGGTGACGGCCGAGTCGCTGGTGTTCGCGTTCGAGGACGGGCTGAAGCTGGCGACCCTGCTGATCTGCCTGGGCGCGGCCAACGCCCTGGCCAACCCCGCCCGCCTGCTGAAGTCCCTGCCCGGCGCGCTGTACGAGATGGGCGTCGCGGTGGTGGTGGCCATGACGTTCGCGCCCCGGCTGGTCGCCGATCTGCTGCGGATGCGGGCCGCGCGCCGGCTGCGCGGGCGCGCCGACCGGGGGGCGCGCGCGGTGATCGGCGTCGCGCGGCCCGTCCTGGAAGGCGCCCTGGAACGGTCGGTCGCGCTGGCCGCCGCGATGGACGCCCGCGGCTACGGCCGGACCGCCGACGTGCCGCCCGCCGTCCGGCGCACCACCACCGCGCTCACCCTCAGCGGGCTGCTGGGCGTGTGCGCCGGATCGTACGGGCTGCTGGCGGCCGAGGGCGCCGGCTACGGGCTGCCGCTGCTGCTCGCCGGGCTGCTGGCCGCCCTCGGCGGCCTGTGGCTGGGCGGGCGGCGCAGCCCCCGCACCCGGTACCGGCCCGATCGCTGGGGCGCGCGGGCGTGGCTGGTGGCCGGTTCGGGAGCGGCCGTCACCGTGCTCGTCGCCTGGACCGGCGGCGCGGACCCGGCCGCGCTCAACCCGCCCGCCGTTCCGCTGACCGCGCCCGCCTTCCCGCCGGGGCCCGCCGCGGCGATCCTGCTGGGGCTGCTGCCCGCGTTCGTCGCCCCGCGCCCGCCGCGCCCCGGCGTCATCTCCGGTACCGAGGAGGCCCGCCCGTGA
- a CDS encoding SCO2322 family protein, with product MTPPPPARRPTAIPGRAAALVPLCLAALLTGLGAAPASADDSAYRYWSFWTWDGDERQWAYATQGPGTLRVRDGDVLGFRFAVSAESSDTRVPRGAGDFGAVCGDGGEGADGGGGERVALVIDFGTPGDAPGSETPPEARTECAEVDGGATAAEALAGVAEPLRYNSDALLCAIAGYPARGCADQLSEESGGDASDSGDGGGSAVAVLAGTGTVAALAVAAWIRARRRR from the coding sequence ATGACCCCTCCCCCACCGGCCCGGCGGCCGACCGCGATACCCGGCAGAGCCGCCGCGCTCGTACCGCTCTGTCTCGCCGCGCTCCTCACCGGGCTCGGGGCGGCGCCCGCGTCGGCCGACGACTCCGCGTACCGGTACTGGTCCTTCTGGACCTGGGACGGCGACGAGCGGCAGTGGGCGTACGCCACGCAGGGGCCGGGGACGCTCCGGGTCCGGGACGGTGACGTGCTCGGGTTCCGTTTCGCCGTGAGCGCCGAGTCGTCCGACACCCGGGTCCCGCGCGGGGCGGGCGACTTCGGGGCTGTCTGCGGCGACGGGGGTGAGGGTGCCGACGGGGGCGGCGGCGAACGGGTCGCCCTCGTCATCGACTTCGGCACCCCCGGGGACGCGCCGGGGAGCGAGACACCGCCCGAGGCGCGGACCGAGTGCGCCGAGGTCGACGGCGGCGCCACGGCCGCCGAGGCGCTGGCCGGGGTCGCCGAGCCGCTGCGGTACAACTCCGACGCCCTGCTCTGCGCCATCGCCGGCTACCCGGCCCGCGGCTGCGCCGACCAGCTCTCCGAGGAGAGCGGCGGCGACGCGAGTGACAGCGGCGACGGCGGCGGCTCGGCCGTCGCCGTGCTGGCCGGCACCGGGACCGTGGCCGCGCTGGCCGTCGCGGCCTGGATACGCGCCCGGCGCCGACGGTAG
- a CDS encoding prenyltransferase/squalene oxidase repeat-containing protein — translation MSHPRPAPTARRARHTAAALAGAAVLLTATAPAALAADPDDPSSDALFGAADPQFDGVWRQSIALLAQDAAGYAPADEAVDWLLGQQCADGSFLSFRADVSAPCDDVTAADSNATALAVQALAALGGHDEAVSSGLTWLTGVQNEDGGWSYNPGGATDADSTGVVVGAFAAAGEDPAEVVRDGNSPFDALAGLQLGCDAPAEERGAFAWQPDETTGELFASDLATVDAVLASYGSGLLVAPESVTAAPVAPLDCDGNGDEAEETGEADEAEETDEADEAAGEDASAPRVASASAGAARLAGLLADGEQHLVSVPPGGEEQPDYATTARAVIALSAGGHEEARQGALEWLGEHHGEWPDLANSPASLGMLVLAAHAGDVSPEDFGGADLIEQLNALGPAPDETPGGADGAADADASDDDSGAGALTWVLAVGLIAGIAIGVVLSLRARARRTGDPA, via the coding sequence GTGTCCCACCCCCGCCCCGCGCCCACCGCGCGCCGCGCGCGACACACCGCCGCGGCGCTCGCCGGCGCCGCCGTCCTGCTCACGGCCACGGCCCCGGCCGCGCTCGCCGCCGACCCGGACGACCCGTCGTCCGACGCGCTCTTCGGTGCGGCCGACCCGCAGTTCGACGGGGTGTGGCGGCAGTCGATCGCCCTCCTGGCGCAGGACGCGGCCGGCTACGCGCCGGCCGACGAGGCGGTGGACTGGCTGCTCGGCCAGCAGTGCGCGGACGGCTCGTTCCTCTCCTTCCGCGCGGACGTGTCCGCGCCGTGCGACGACGTCACGGCCGCCGACTCCAACGCCACGGCGCTGGCCGTCCAGGCGCTGGCCGCGCTCGGCGGCCACGACGAGGCGGTCTCGTCCGGGCTGACCTGGCTGACCGGCGTGCAGAACGAGGACGGCGGCTGGAGCTACAACCCCGGCGGCGCGACCGACGCGGACTCCACCGGCGTGGTGGTCGGCGCGTTCGCGGCGGCGGGCGAGGACCCGGCCGAGGTGGTCCGCGACGGCAACTCCCCGTTCGACGCGCTGGCCGGGCTCCAGCTCGGCTGCGACGCGCCGGCGGAGGAGCGCGGGGCGTTCGCGTGGCAGCCGGACGAGACGACCGGCGAGCTGTTCGCGAGCGACCTGGCGACGGTGGACGCGGTGCTCGCCTCCTACGGCAGCGGCCTGCTCGTCGCCCCCGAGAGCGTGACGGCGGCGCCGGTCGCGCCGCTGGACTGCGACGGGAACGGGGACGAGGCGGAGGAGACGGGCGAGGCGGACGAGGCGGAGGAGACGGACGAGGCGGACGAGGCCGCCGGTGAGGACGCCTCCGCGCCGCGCGTCGCCTCGGCCTCGGCGGGCGCGGCCCGGCTGGCGGGCCTGCTGGCGGACGGCGAGCAGCACCTCGTCTCCGTCCCTCCCGGCGGCGAGGAGCAGCCGGACTACGCCACCACGGCCAGGGCCGTGATCGCCCTCTCGGCGGGCGGCCACGAGGAGGCCCGCCAGGGCGCCCTGGAGTGGCTGGGCGAGCACCACGGCGAGTGGCCGGATCTGGCGAACAGCCCGGCGTCCCTGGGCATGCTGGTGCTGGCCGCCCACGCCGGCGACGTCTCCCCCGAGGACTTCGGCGGCGCCGACCTGATCGAGCAGCTGAACGCGCTGGGCCCGGCCCCCGACGAGACCCCCGGCGGCGCCGACGGCGCGGCGGACGCGGACGCCTCGGACGACGACTCCGGCGCCGGCGCCCTGACCTGGGTCCTGGCCGTGGGGTTGATCGCCGGCATAGCGATCGGCGTCGTCCTCAGCCTGCGGGCCCGCGCCCGAAGGACCGGCGACCCGGCATGA
- a CDS encoding TetR family transcriptional regulator, whose protein sequence is MTTRPQPSAPARTERQRARRRRILDASTALAAAGGFDAVQMREVAEGAQVALGTLYRYFPSKIHLLVAVLCDQLEQLHETLRARPLTERDPGDRLVRTLKRAFRAHQREPRLAEAMLRALLFADGSVRAEVSAVSRVTAALLRDAAGLSEEETERSLSALRVIAHTWQSTLVYWLSGNITLAQAHQDIETACRLVSRSSAPIE, encoded by the coding sequence ATGACGACCCGACCCCAGCCCTCCGCTCCCGCGCGCACCGAGCGGCAGCGGGCCCGCAGGCGACGCATCCTCGACGCCAGCACCGCGCTCGCGGCGGCCGGCGGCTTCGACGCCGTGCAGATGCGCGAGGTCGCCGAGGGCGCCCAGGTGGCCCTGGGCACCCTCTACCGGTACTTCCCGTCCAAGATCCACCTGCTCGTGGCCGTCCTGTGCGACCAGCTGGAGCAGCTCCACGAGACGTTGCGGGCGCGCCCGTTGACCGAGCGCGACCCCGGGGACCGGCTGGTGCGCACCCTCAAGCGCGCCTTCCGCGCCCACCAGCGCGAGCCGCGCCTGGCCGAGGCGATGCTGCGGGCCCTGCTGTTCGCCGACGGCTCGGTGCGGGCGGAGGTCAGCGCCGTGTCGCGGGTGACCGCCGCGCTGCTGCGGGACGCCGCGGGCCTGTCCGAGGAGGAGACCGAGCGGAGCCTGAGCGCCCTCCGGGTCATCGCGCACACCTGGCAGTCGACGCTGGTCTACTGGCTGTCCGGGAACATCACGCTCGCCCAGGCCCACCAGGACATCGAAACGGCCTGCCGCCTCGTGAGCCGCTCTTCCGCGCCGATAGAGTGA
- a CDS encoding glycosyltransferase family 4 protein: MAAEAGVDRPLRVALLSYKGNPFCGGQGVYVRHLSRELARLGHRIEVIGAQPYPVLDKGVTLTELPSLDLYRQPDPFRTPKRDEYRDWIDVLEVATMWTGGFPEPLTFSLRARRELAARRADFDVVHDNQTLGYGLLGFERLGLPLITTIHHPITVDRRLDLAAAEDRGRRLSVRRWYGFTRMQKRVARRLPTVLTVSGCSRREIVEDFAVPAHRVHVVPIGADARVFHPDPATPKVPGRIVTTSSADAPLKGLVHLIEALAKLRTEHPRAHLLVVGHRPATGPVADAMDRFGLHRAVEFRKGISDEELAALVRGAEIACVPSLYEGFSLPAAEAMASGTPLVATTGGAIPEVAGPDGETCLAVPPGDADALAAALARLLGDEELRSRIARAGRDRVLRRFTWEQAARATAEHYRAALAEKTARAETPAHRRS; the protein is encoded by the coding sequence GTGGCGGCTGAGGCTGGTGTGGATCGCCCCCTTCGCGTGGCGCTGCTGAGCTACAAGGGGAATCCGTTCTGCGGCGGCCAGGGCGTCTACGTCCGGCATCTCTCCCGCGAACTGGCCAGGCTCGGACACCGGATCGAGGTCATCGGCGCGCAGCCGTACCCGGTCCTGGACAAGGGGGTGACCCTCACCGAGCTGCCGAGCCTCGACCTCTACCGGCAACCCGATCCGTTCCGCACCCCGAAACGCGACGAGTACCGCGACTGGATCGACGTCCTGGAAGTCGCCACCATGTGGACCGGCGGCTTCCCCGAGCCGCTGACGTTCTCCCTCCGTGCCCGCCGCGAACTGGCCGCCCGCCGCGCCGACTTCGACGTCGTGCACGACAACCAGACGCTCGGCTACGGCCTGCTGGGCTTCGAACGCCTCGGCCTGCCCCTGATCACCACGATCCACCACCCCATCACGGTCGACCGCCGGCTGGACCTGGCCGCCGCCGAGGACCGCGGGCGCCGCCTGTCCGTGCGCCGCTGGTACGGCTTCACGCGGATGCAGAAACGTGTCGCCCGCCGTCTGCCGACCGTGCTCACCGTCTCCGGCTGTTCCCGCCGCGAGATCGTCGAGGACTTCGCCGTCCCGGCCCACCGCGTGCACGTCGTGCCCATCGGCGCCGACGCCCGCGTCTTCCACCCCGACCCGGCGACCCCGAAGGTGCCCGGCCGGATCGTCACCACCTCCAGCGCCGACGCGCCTCTCAAGGGCCTGGTCCACCTCATCGAGGCACTGGCCAAGCTCCGCACCGAGCACCCCCGCGCCCACCTCCTCGTCGTCGGCCACCGCCCCGCGACCGGCCCGGTCGCCGACGCGATGGACCGCTTCGGGCTGCACCGCGCCGTCGAGTTCCGCAAGGGGATCAGCGACGAGGAGCTCGCCGCCCTGGTGCGCGGTGCCGAGATCGCCTGCGTCCCGTCCCTCTACGAGGGCTTCTCGCTGCCCGCCGCCGAGGCCATGGCCTCCGGCACCCCCCTCGTCGCCACCACCGGCGGTGCCATCCCGGAGGTCGCGGGCCCGGACGGCGAGACCTGCCTCGCCGTGCCGCCCGGCGACGCGGACGCCCTGGCCGCCGCCCTGGCGCGTCTCCTCGGCGACGAGGAGCTGCGTTCGAGAATCGCCCGCGCGGGCCGCGACCGCGTCCTCCGCCGCTTCACCTGGGAGCAGGCCGCCCGCGCCACGGCGGAGCACTACCGCGCGGCGCTGGCCGAGAAGACCGCCCGGGCCGAGACGCCCGCGCACCGAAGGAGCTGA
- a CDS encoding class I SAM-dependent methyltransferase — MLTVDFTRFPLAPGDRVLDLGCGEGRHAFECYRRGAHVVALDRSAKDVGHVASWLAAMKEVGEAPAGASATAIEGDALALPFPDDSFDALIVSEVMEHVPDDKGLLAEAVRVLRPGGRIAVSVPRYGPERVCWALSDAYHEVEGGHIRIYRAEELLDRLREAGLRPYGTHHAHALHAPYWWLKCAFGVDNDQALPVRAYHKLLVWDIMKRPLATRVAEQALNPLLGKSFVAYATKPRLERA; from the coding sequence GTGCTGACCGTGGACTTCACCCGATTCCCGCTGGCGCCGGGGGACCGGGTCCTCGACTTGGGCTGTGGCGAGGGCCGGCACGCGTTCGAGTGCTACCGGCGCGGTGCGCACGTCGTCGCCCTGGACCGCAGCGCGAAGGACGTGGGCCATGTCGCCTCCTGGCTGGCCGCCATGAAGGAGGTCGGCGAGGCCCCCGCGGGTGCCTCCGCCACCGCGATCGAGGGCGACGCCCTCGCGCTGCCCTTCCCGGACGACAGCTTCGACGCGCTGATCGTCTCCGAGGTCATGGAGCACGTGCCCGACGACAAGGGCCTGCTCGCCGAGGCCGTCCGCGTGCTGCGCCCCGGCGGCCGGATCGCCGTCTCCGTGCCGCGCTACGGCCCCGAGCGCGTCTGCTGGGCCCTGTCCGACGCCTACCACGAGGTCGAGGGCGGTCACATCCGCATCTACCGCGCCGAGGAGCTGCTCGACCGGCTCCGCGAGGCGGGCCTGCGCCCCTACGGCACCCACCACGCCCACGCGCTGCACGCGCCCTACTGGTGGCTCAAATGCGCCTTCGGCGTCGACAACGACCAGGCGCTTCCCGTCCGCGCCTACCACAAGCTGCTCGTCTGGGACATCATGAAGCGCCCGCTGGCGACGCGCGTCGCCGAGCAGGCACTCAACCCACTGCTCGGCAAGAGCTTCGTGGCCTACGCCACCAAGCCCCGCCTGGAGCGTGCGTGA